Proteins encoded together in one Astatotilapia calliptera chromosome 7, fAstCal1.2, whole genome shotgun sequence window:
- the LOC113025984 gene encoding uncharacterized protein LOC113025984 isoform X1 — MWNCKLCSFSTAIKVMLLKHYRLNHGQYSTISPLPCLYNTCMCTFSTFNSLKIHMSRMHTPTQRKDGSYLDLNKYGFCCPVCNFKQPFIESQMFIHLRGHLKRKETVPCPFKNCNFKTNVYSTFNAHKCRDHQNSTSYNEGIVQSVINVEQKDDMQLDSIESSDDNQVASTSEISGIEGLEEQLQYNLAGFFLKMQTILHVSQRATQEIIEHIDQLFLLSVPLVRKSVVDILKKHNCTYTDKLVDEICQAVSDSNVLHKCVTSEGPLSTAKRRKSYYEENFPYVKPVEYLIESSKHTYMYVPILTSLQLLLKKNDVLEEIKQAPTQIPGHFMSFCDGSYYQENVLLSQEGQKLSIILYVDDFEIANPLGTSKKIHKVFAVYWTLANFPVKSCSALHCTQLALLCNSNDVCQFGYKEMLSPLLNDLKTLEEVGVYIETLGECLKGTVYSVVADNLAAHGLAGFNESFRSTYFCRFCHATQTEMQTENAVTGNYVMRTKDAHDNLVQELQNDDIEENYGVKNPCVLSDHLSFFHPVTGFPPDLLYDLFEGVVPVELAHCLKGLISKRYFTLEDLNRAILRFPYQHSDKVDRPHPIPSNFARRGTMASTLS, encoded by the exons ATGTGGAATTGCAAGTTGTGTAGTTTTTCTACTGCCATAAAAGTCATGTTGTTGAAGCATTATCGGCTCAACCATGGTCAGTACTCCACAATTTCACCCTTACCCTGTCTCTACAACACATGCATGTGTACATTTAGtacatttaattcattaaaGATACACATGTCAAGAATGCACACTCCCACACAAAGAAAAGACGGTTCTTATCTAGATTTGAATAAATATGGATTTTGTTGCCCTGTGTGTAATtttaagcagccatttattGAAAGCCAAATGTTTATCCATCTGAGGGGGCATTTAAAACGAAAAGAAACTGTTCCATGTCCTTTCAAGAACTGCAATTTTAAAACCAATGTATACTCAACCTTCAATGCCCACAAATGCAGAGACCACCAAAATTCAACAAGTTACAATGAAGGCATTGTGCAAAGTGTTATAAATGTAGAACAAAAAGATGACATGCAGCTTGATTCAATAGAGTCATCAGATGACAATCAAGTGGCATCCACCAGTGAAATCAGTGGAATTGAGGGTTTAGAAGAGCAGTTGCAATACAATCTGGCTGGATTTTTCTTGAAAATGCAGACCATTCTCCATGTGTCTCAGAGAGCAACACAGGAGATTATTGAGCATATTGatcagttgtttttgttatcaGTACCTCTGGTTAGAAAATCAGTTGTAGATATACTGAAAAAGCACAACTGTACATATACGGACAAACTGGTGGATGAGATTTGTCAGGCAGTTTCTGATAGTAATGTTTTACATAAATGTGTCACATCTGAAGGACCACTATCTACAGCAAAGAGGAGGAAATCATATTATGAAGAAAATTTTCCATATGTCAAACCTGTGGAGTATTTAATTGAATCGTCAAAGCACACTTATATGTATGTGCCTATTCTCACATCTTTGCAAttgttgttgaaaaaaaatgatgtgcTTGAAGAAATTAAACAAGCACCCACACAGATTCCTGGACATTTCATGTCATTTTGTGATGGATCCTACTACCAGGAAAATGTTCTACTGTCACAAGAGGGACAGAAATTGTCAATAATACTTTACGTGGATGATTTTGAAATCGCAAACCCACTTGGTACctcaaagaaaatacataaagtttttgcagtttattgGACACTGGCAAACTTTCCAGTTAAATCTTGTTCTGCTCTACACTGCACTCAGCTTGCTCTGCTGTGCAATTCCAATGATGTATGCCAGTTTGGGTATAAGGAAATGTTGTCACCACTCTTAAATGATCTGAAAACTCTTGAAGAAGTAGGTGTCTACATTGAGACTCTTGGTGAATGTCTTAAAGGCACTGTCTACTCTGTTGTGGCAGACAACCTTGCTGCCCATGGACTTGCTGGTTTCAATGAGAGTTTCAGGTCTACATATTTCTGTAGGTTTTGTCATGCCACCCAAACAGAAAtgcaaactgaaaatgctgttaCAGGGAATTATGTAATGAGAACAAAAGATGCTCATGATAATCTTGTGCAAGAGCTTCAGAATGATGACATTGAGGAAAACTATGGTGTTAAAAACCCCTGTGTTCTTTCTGACCATCTCTCTTTCTTCCATCCTGTCACAGGCTTCCCACCTGACCTCCTATACGACCTGTTTGAAGGTGTCGTTCCAGTGGAGTTGGCACATTGTTTAAAAGGTTTGATTTCTAAGAGATATTTTACCTTAGAAGACTTAAACAGAGCAATTCTGCGCTTTCCCTACCAACATTCTGACAAAGTTGATCGCCCTCATCCAATACCCTCAAATTTTGCCAGGCGAGGGACC ATGGCCAGCACTCTTTCATGA
- the LOC113025984 gene encoding sterile alpha motif domain-containing protein 3-like isoform X2, translated as MEATGILKLRVILDKDNAEKLILPSRPNSVQALIDAIKSRLNFTFDFRLQFHDPDFDNALCNLVKIEDLPAIASVKVVRLVELDRISTSTDDTILQTDSTDTIDSPERISRWPEVFIVPPFSYEVEHVLREGNAAFDKNGKVITLTRDQKHNILETMGEEIYKLKAYPSTTQIGKAAEALVRKHPCLKERNSDTGWEGWKNSLRYKMGNQRKKLAKAGIMDVAVNAGKRSRTNPDGASPRANIKRPRRGEVNFLPSYPSGETRESLETRRLEMVEEFKKTSAERDIPLIHQHMMPTFALRREEIVTTSPPVSELKDRWPALFHETQLYFEFHRITNQNLPHVFYAALDDYAPQLIGLYKKRKTGRVGERMEQLLLAYGKQDKNDIYATRTAALAGLPMYLKEDSSEIFKTCKEENEFYEATIALVADVDEEEVPGGVPFSPRQVFIVLEDQVVMTHHSWTDALVCLFGLIYALHLSYPEKCTGFFEFIQVVLLKLDDERKQLKLKLQTLKNELV; from the exons ATGGAGGCAACAGGAATATTGAAGCTAAGGGTCATCCTTGATAAGGATAACGCTGAAAAACTTATTTTGCCATCTCGTCCAAACAGTGTGCAAGCCCTCATAGATGCGATCAAATCTAGGCTAAATTTTACTTTTGACTTTCGGCTTCAGTTTCATGACCCAGATTTTGATAATGCCTTGTGTAATTTGGTTAAAATAGAAGACCTGCCAGCTATAGCATCTGTTAAAGTTGTCAGGTTAGTTGAGCTTGACCGGATTTCAACGAGCACTGATGACACAATCCTTCAGACTGATAGCACTGATACCATAGATTCACCAGAGCGTATTAGTAGATGGCCAGAAGTTTTTATTGTTCCGCCATTTTCTTATGAAGTGGAACATGTATTAAGAGAGGGTAATGCAGCATTTGATAAAAATGGGAAAGTAATTACGCTGACACGAgatcaaaaacacaacatactTGAGACAATGGGGGAAGAAATCTACAAACTAAAAGCATACCCTAGTACAACACAAATTGGCAAGGCTGCAGAAGCTTTAGTTAGAAAACATCCCTGTCTGAAAGAGAGGAATTCTGACACTGGGTGGGAAGGGTGGAAGAATAGCCTGAGATATAAAATGGGAAACCAAAGAAAGAAGTTGGCTAAAGCTGGCATCATGGATGTTGCTGTGAATGCTGGAAAGCGCAGCAGAACAAACCCAGATGGAGCTTCACCAAGGGCCAATATTAAAAGACCTAGGAGAGGTGAGGTCAACTTCCTTCCTTCTTATCCTTCTGGAGAAACAAGGGAGTCTCTGGAAACCAGAAGACTTGAGATGGTAGAGGAGTTCAAGAAAACCTCAGCAGAAAGAGACATCCCTCTCATTCATCAGCATATGATGCCCACTTTTGCCCTCCGGCGTGAAGAGATTGTCACCACTTCTCCTCCTGTATCAGAGCTCAAGGACAGATGGCCAGCACTCTTTCATGAGACACAG CTCTACTTTGAATTTCATCGGATCACCAATCAGAATCTGCCACATGTGTTTTATGCTGCACTGGATGATTATGCTCCTCAGCTGATTGGACTttacaaaaagaggaaaactggACGGGTCGGTGAAAGGATGGAGCAGCTTTTGTTGGCATATGGAAAACAG gaCAAAAACGACATCTATGCAACTAGAACAGCAGCTCTGGCCGGCCTACCAATGTACCTCAAGGAGGATTCTTCAGAGATTTTCAAAACATGCAAG GAGGAAAATGAGTTCTATGAAGCCACAATTGCTCTGGTTGCTGATGTCGATGAAGAGGAGGTGCCTGGAGGAGTTCCTTTCTCACCACGCCAAGTGTTCATAGTACTTGAAGATCAGGTTGTTATGACTCATCACTCATGGACTGATGCcctggtgtgtttgtttgggctAATCTATGCTCTGCATCTGAGCTATCCTGAGAAGTGTACTGGCTTTTTTGAGTTCATTCAAGTAGTGTTGCTGAAGCTAGACGATGAGAGAAagcaactaaaactaaaattgcAGACACTAAAAAATGAGCTTGTGTag